A single window of Mycobacterium sp. ITM-2016-00318 DNA harbors:
- a CDS encoding SDR family oxidoreductase, with translation MSRVAVITGGAGGMGIATAKVVGRDHTVVLADVRQDRLDEAAAALDGLGVTVTAVNCDVTDRSAVDALLETASGLGDLASVIHAAGVSPSMGSAEYVMRTNAIGTLNVNESFFAGAQKGAAIVNIASVAAHLMPETMLPTEHFPQALTDEDAFMTDMLAACAIAPEEMRSGIAYAVSKSFVRWYSSSQCERFNGKGLRILSVSPGSFETEMGLIEAEAGAGAMVADAAIPRWGRPEEMADLLAFCASDKAGYLTGTDILNDGGVVASMTERARVAADGG, from the coding sequence ATGAGCAGAGTTGCGGTTATCACCGGCGGTGCGGGAGGCATGGGAATTGCGACGGCGAAGGTCGTGGGGCGCGACCACACCGTCGTCCTCGCCGACGTCCGGCAGGACCGCCTCGACGAAGCGGCCGCCGCGCTCGACGGTCTCGGCGTCACGGTCACGGCCGTCAACTGTGACGTCACCGACCGCAGCGCCGTCGATGCGCTGCTCGAAACCGCCTCGGGCCTTGGCGATCTCGCATCGGTCATCCACGCCGCGGGCGTCAGCCCCAGCATGGGCTCGGCTGAATACGTCATGCGGACCAACGCGATCGGCACGCTCAACGTCAACGAGAGCTTCTTCGCGGGCGCGCAGAAGGGCGCCGCCATCGTCAACATCGCGTCGGTGGCCGCTCACCTGATGCCCGAAACCATGCTTCCGACAGAGCATTTCCCGCAGGCGCTGACCGACGAGGACGCCTTCATGACGGACATGCTGGCGGCCTGTGCCATCGCTCCCGAGGAGATGCGATCCGGCATCGCCTACGCCGTCAGCAAGAGCTTCGTGCGGTGGTACAGCAGCTCGCAGTGCGAGCGCTTCAACGGCAAGGGCCTGCGCATCCTCTCGGTGTCACCGGGATCCTTCGAGACCGAGATGGGCCTGATCGAGGCGGAGGCCGGCGCAGGCGCCATGGTCGCCGACGCTGCGATACCGCGCTGGGGCAGACCGGAGGAGATGGCCGACCTGCTGGCGTTCTGCGCAAGCGACAAGGCCGGCTATCTCACCGGCACCGACATCCTCAACGACGGCGGGGTGGTGGCGTCGATGACCGAGCGCGCCAGGGTCGCCGCCGACGGCGGCTAG
- a CDS encoding cytochrome ubiquinol oxidase subunit I, with translation MGLSTVISQLATEPPGLLPARQQMAVSLGWHIILACFGVAFPTIIYVVHRRGIVRDDPVALGLAKRWAKVSAVLFAIGAVSGTVLSFEMGLLWPGLMGRFGDVLGLPFAFEGLSFFVEAIFLGIYLYGWGRLPPRRHLAMLIPMGVSGVVGTFCVVSVNAWMNTPAGFVIRDGVVTDVNPWRAMFNGGVWLQFLHMWLAAFMVVGFVVSGVYAAGLLRGRNDAHHRLGFTVPFMFATVAALAQPLVGHVLGMRIHDTQPAKLAAFELAETTEGPAPFRLGGVLIDGEVHGALEIPRLGSIIARNSFDAPVPGLDTVPKEDWPPVNITHLAFQSMVVIGTMLAAAVVAYWLFRWRGRDLLKNRWFLRFSVIAGPLAILAVELGWVATEVGRQPWTVWQILRTSDAASMSPGLWWSYTVVLIVYAGMTAGAWIVLRSMARRWRAGEADLPSPYGPPREETVS, from the coding sequence GTGGGGCTCAGTACGGTGATCTCCCAACTCGCGACCGAACCGCCCGGACTGCTGCCGGCCCGACAGCAGATGGCGGTCTCGCTGGGGTGGCACATCATCCTCGCGTGTTTCGGTGTCGCGTTTCCGACCATCATCTATGTCGTGCACCGGCGCGGCATCGTGCGCGACGACCCGGTGGCGCTCGGTCTCGCGAAGCGGTGGGCGAAGGTGTCGGCCGTGTTGTTCGCCATCGGGGCGGTGTCGGGTACGGTGCTCAGCTTCGAGATGGGCCTGCTGTGGCCGGGCCTGATGGGCAGGTTCGGCGACGTGCTCGGCCTGCCGTTCGCGTTCGAGGGGCTGTCGTTCTTCGTCGAGGCGATCTTCCTTGGCATCTACCTGTACGGCTGGGGCCGTCTGCCGCCACGGCGGCACCTGGCCATGCTGATCCCGATGGGCGTCTCCGGTGTAGTGGGCACCTTCTGCGTGGTCTCGGTCAACGCGTGGATGAACACTCCCGCCGGTTTCGTCATTCGTGACGGCGTGGTCACCGACGTCAACCCGTGGCGCGCGATGTTCAACGGCGGCGTGTGGCTGCAGTTCCTGCACATGTGGCTGGCGGCCTTCATGGTGGTCGGATTCGTGGTCTCCGGGGTGTATGCGGCGGGCCTCCTGCGCGGCCGCAACGACGCCCACCACCGCCTCGGCTTCACCGTGCCGTTCATGTTCGCGACGGTGGCCGCGCTCGCGCAGCCTCTTGTGGGCCACGTGCTGGGCATGCGCATCCACGACACCCAACCCGCCAAGCTCGCAGCGTTCGAACTCGCCGAGACGACCGAGGGTCCCGCCCCCTTTCGGCTGGGCGGGGTGCTGATCGACGGCGAGGTGCACGGAGCACTTGAGATCCCGCGGCTGGGCTCGATCATCGCCCGCAACTCGTTCGACGCGCCGGTGCCCGGTCTGGACACCGTGCCGAAGGAGGACTGGCCACCGGTCAACATCACACATCTGGCCTTCCAGTCGATGGTGGTCATCGGCACCATGCTCGCCGCGGCTGTCGTCGCGTACTGGCTGTTTCGCTGGCGCGGCCGCGATCTGCTGAAGAACCGTTGGTTCCTGCGGTTCTCTGTCATCGCGGGTCCGCTGGCGATCCTCGCGGTCGAACTCGGCTGGGTCGCCACCGAGGTAGGCCGCCAGCCGTGGACGGTGTGGCAGATCCTGCGGACCAGCGACGCCGCGAGCATGAGTCCCGGGCTGTGGTGGAGCTACACCGTCGTGCTCATCGTCTATGCCGGCATGACGGCCGGAGCATGGATTGTATTGCGCTCCATGGCACGACGCTGGCGCGCCGGCGAAGCCGATCTGCCCAGTCCGTACGGACCTCCTCGAGAAGAAACCGTGTCGTGA
- a CDS encoding ketose-bisphosphate aldolase, whose product MPLARTADLVSTAYRAGSGLLAFNVITLESAEAIVAGAETANRPVILQISENAVKFHNGRLAPIAAAATAVAAAAAVPVSVHLDHVEDEQLLHAGAETGVSSAMFDASKLEYDANVAATKAAADWAHDRGMFLEAELGEVGGKDGAHAPGVRTDPAEAAAFVAATGVDALAVAVGSSHAMSERTATLDFDLIGRLRSVVPVPLVLHGSSGVADDDLRKAVGVGITKINVGTLLNVHFTGAVRGFLESDDGVTDPRKYLAPARNAIADVVAAMLNTIG is encoded by the coding sequence ATGCCGCTCGCCCGTACGGCTGACCTGGTTTCCACTGCGTACCGCGCCGGTTCGGGGCTGCTCGCGTTCAACGTGATCACGCTGGAGTCCGCCGAGGCGATCGTCGCGGGCGCCGAAACGGCCAACCGGCCCGTCATCCTTCAGATCAGCGAGAACGCGGTGAAGTTCCACAACGGCCGGCTGGCGCCGATCGCCGCCGCGGCGACCGCTGTCGCCGCTGCGGCCGCCGTTCCGGTTTCGGTCCACCTCGACCACGTGGAGGACGAGCAGCTGCTCCATGCCGGCGCCGAAACCGGCGTCAGCTCAGCGATGTTCGACGCATCGAAGCTGGAGTACGACGCGAACGTCGCGGCCACGAAGGCGGCGGCGGACTGGGCGCACGACCGCGGAATGTTTCTCGAAGCCGAACTGGGCGAGGTCGGGGGCAAGGACGGGGCTCATGCGCCGGGAGTGCGCACCGACCCGGCGGAGGCGGCCGCGTTCGTCGCCGCGACGGGAGTCGACGCGCTGGCGGTGGCCGTTGGTAGCTCGCATGCGATGTCGGAGCGGACCGCCACGTTGGACTTCGACCTCATCGGCCGGCTGCGGTCGGTCGTTCCGGTGCCGCTGGTGCTGCACGGATCCTCGGGCGTCGCCGACGACGACCTGCGCAAGGCCGTGGGCGTGGGCATCACCAAGATCAACGTCGGGACTCTGCTCAACGTCCACTTCACCGGGGCGGTGCGCGGATTCCTGGAGTCCGACGACGGCGTCACCGATCCGCGCAAGTACCTCGCGCCTGCGCGCAACGCGATCGCCGATGTGGTGGCCGCGATGCTCAACACGATCGGCTGA
- a CDS encoding cytochrome d ubiquinol oxidase subunit II: MTLATVVAMAMFLGVVVYALFAGADFGSGFYDLTAGFDGLGSEIRTLVDTSIGPVWEANHVWLIYVLVMWWTGFPATFAAATTTLFIPLSLALTGIVLRGASFAFRKYSGTFAQARLFGAVFAASSVITPFFLGAVAGAIASGRVPAEGYGDLIGSWVNPPSLVGGCLAATTCVFLAGVFLTADAARAGATALAERLRSRTLAVGVAAGVVVFAGLYPVAQDAPTLSHGLLTAASPLLVLAALAGVATLVLLYRRRFAVARIPAVAAVGSVIIGWGVGQYPWLLVDQVTIEDGAGADSTLIGLLVVVALAGVIVLPALAYLLRLTQQWTRA, encoded by the coding sequence GTGACGCTGGCAACGGTGGTGGCCATGGCGATGTTCCTCGGCGTTGTCGTGTACGCGTTGTTCGCCGGAGCCGACTTCGGCTCGGGTTTCTACGATCTGACCGCAGGCTTCGACGGGCTTGGCAGCGAGATCCGCACGCTCGTCGACACCAGTATCGGGCCGGTATGGGAGGCCAACCACGTCTGGCTGATCTACGTCCTCGTCATGTGGTGGACCGGATTCCCCGCCACCTTCGCCGCCGCGACCACGACGCTGTTCATCCCGCTGAGCCTCGCGCTGACCGGAATCGTGTTGCGCGGCGCCAGTTTCGCGTTCCGAAAGTATTCCGGCACCTTTGCTCAGGCCCGGCTGTTCGGGGCGGTGTTCGCAGCGTCGTCGGTGATCACCCCGTTCTTTCTCGGCGCGGTGGCAGGCGCGATCGCGTCGGGTCGGGTGCCCGCGGAGGGCTACGGCGATCTCATCGGGTCCTGGGTCAACCCGCCCTCACTGGTGGGCGGCTGCCTGGCGGCGACGACGTGTGTGTTCCTCGCCGGGGTTTTTCTGACCGCTGACGCGGCGCGTGCCGGGGCCACCGCCCTTGCCGAACGTCTGCGCAGCCGCACCCTGGCGGTCGGTGTGGCGGCGGGCGTCGTCGTGTTCGCCGGGCTGTACCCGGTCGCCCAAGACGCCCCGACATTGAGCCACGGCCTGCTGACCGCCGCATCGCCGCTGTTGGTACTCGCCGCGCTCGCCGGGGTCGCGACGCTTGTGCTGCTGTATCGCAGGCGCTTTGCGGTGGCCCGCATCCCGGCGGTGGCGGCCGTCGGTTCGGTGATCATTGGATGGGGCGTCGGCCAGTACCCGTGGCTGCTGGTCGATCAGGTGACCATCGAGGACGGCGCGGGCGCCGACTCCACGCTGATCGGCCTCCTCGTAGTGGTGGCGCTGGCCGGCGTCATCGTGCTGCCCGCCCTGGCTTATCTGCTGCGGCTGACACAGCAGTGGACCCGCGCCTGA
- a CDS encoding AraC family transcriptional regulator: protein MIHIANGETKVQRPERVRAEVSGAVKIRQFLENTYGTRLRVQDSRPREAQKLTHVRLDCGPFVIDDVNMPGEVDYSPDPLGRVAAVWATHGKVRSRCGGLDGEAVAGEVTLVAQPDLPCFASTEDVRLTSVLIDPATVASVAAGVPVGAAPAPLRFASFEPVTSGAAKAWRDTVIYVKNAVLADETVVTPLVVGHLGRLLASVALAAFPSAVASDSTQFDSVDSHPVLLRRAIAYIDSHVAEDISLADIADAIHVTPRAVQYMFRRHLDATPLQYLRRQRLQYAHLDLLAADRMKDTVTAISARWGFAHTGRFAVLYRQHFGQSPHTTLRS from the coding sequence GTGATCCACATCGCAAACGGTGAGACCAAAGTCCAGCGGCCCGAACGCGTGCGGGCCGAGGTGTCGGGTGCTGTCAAAATTCGCCAATTCCTGGAGAACACCTACGGCACGCGCCTGCGTGTGCAGGACAGCCGCCCGAGAGAGGCTCAGAAGCTGACCCACGTACGCCTGGACTGCGGCCCGTTCGTCATCGACGACGTGAACATGCCCGGAGAGGTCGACTATTCACCCGACCCGCTGGGCAGGGTGGCCGCCGTGTGGGCGACCCACGGGAAGGTGCGGAGCAGATGCGGCGGCCTCGACGGCGAGGCGGTGGCCGGTGAGGTGACTCTGGTGGCGCAGCCCGACCTGCCGTGCTTCGCCAGCACGGAGGACGTCCGGCTGACGTCGGTGCTGATAGACCCGGCGACGGTGGCCAGTGTCGCCGCTGGCGTACCCGTCGGCGCGGCGCCTGCGCCGTTGCGTTTCGCCAGCTTCGAACCCGTGACTTCGGGCGCGGCGAAGGCCTGGCGCGACACCGTCATCTATGTGAAGAACGCCGTCCTCGCCGACGAGACCGTCGTCACCCCGCTGGTCGTGGGCCACCTCGGCCGCCTGCTCGCCTCCGTCGCGCTGGCGGCCTTCCCCAGCGCCGTGGCCAGTGACTCGACGCAGTTCGACAGCGTCGATTCCCATCCGGTGCTGCTCCGTCGCGCCATCGCCTACATCGATTCGCATGTCGCCGAAGACATATCGCTGGCCGACATCGCCGATGCCATCCACGTCACGCCGCGCGCCGTGCAGTACATGTTCCGCAGGCACCTCGACGCCACGCCCCTGCAATATCTGCGAAGGCAGCGACTGCAGTACGCCCATCTCGACCTGCTCGCGGCCGACCGCATGAAGGACACGGTGACCGCGATTTCCGCCAGGTGGGGCTTCGCGCACACCGGCCGCTTCGCGGTGCTCTACAGGCAGCACTTCGGCCAGAGCCCGCACACGACGTTGCGAAGCTGA
- a CDS encoding ROK family transcriptional regulator, with protein sequence MAFSRTSTATSAGGVYGLIRTAGATTRAELGDLTGLSRTAVAARAAALVDQDLVIERQQAPSTGGRPAALLTFNKDAGVVLAAAIGRSRTRLAVCDLAGEILAAGDIDQEIGIGPDELMPDVVKRLDVLLDGHRGARILGVGLCLPGTVDQQRGCSLDSPVMSGWDGVPLAPYFAELTDAPVIIDNDVNVIALAERRGDRHAVDDVLVIKASTGLGAGIIAGGSLQRGAVQAAGEFGHNKTPAAAGVPCRCGDTGCLEAVAGGWALVRALTQQGRTVGHIRDVVELANGGDAEARRLIRDSGRHVGEVVAGAVNLLNPALLVVAGDMARAYDIFVAGLRETLYRNATALATRVLQVVPTTYADQSGVIGSATMVLDHVLSPRLIDESLDASNGKRKFRRGSTAVSAAADKPGRAAR encoded by the coding sequence ATGGCTTTTTCCCGCACTTCGACGGCGACCTCGGCCGGGGGTGTCTACGGCCTGATCCGCACAGCGGGTGCCACTACGCGTGCCGAACTCGGTGACCTGACCGGGTTGTCCCGCACCGCCGTGGCCGCCAGGGCGGCCGCGCTGGTGGACCAGGATCTGGTCATCGAACGTCAACAGGCGCCGTCCACCGGTGGCCGCCCCGCCGCGCTGCTGACCTTCAATAAAGACGCCGGTGTCGTGCTCGCCGCCGCGATCGGGCGCAGCAGGACGAGGCTGGCGGTATGCGATCTCGCAGGCGAGATCCTTGCTGCAGGTGACATCGACCAGGAGATCGGCATCGGTCCCGACGAGCTGATGCCCGACGTGGTCAAGAGGCTCGACGTACTCCTCGACGGGCACCGCGGTGCGCGCATCCTCGGCGTCGGGCTGTGCCTACCCGGGACCGTCGACCAGCAGCGAGGCTGCAGCCTCGACTCGCCGGTCATGAGCGGCTGGGACGGGGTCCCGCTGGCGCCCTACTTCGCCGAGTTGACCGATGCGCCCGTCATCATCGACAACGACGTCAACGTCATTGCGCTGGCCGAGCGGCGCGGTGACCGCCACGCCGTCGACGATGTGCTCGTCATCAAGGCGTCGACGGGTCTCGGAGCGGGCATCATCGCCGGAGGCTCGCTACAGCGCGGCGCGGTGCAGGCGGCAGGGGAGTTCGGTCACAACAAGACACCCGCCGCCGCCGGGGTGCCGTGCCGCTGCGGCGACACCGGCTGCCTGGAAGCGGTCGCGGGCGGTTGGGCGCTGGTGCGGGCGCTGACGCAACAGGGCCGCACGGTCGGTCACATCCGCGACGTCGTGGAGTTGGCCAACGGCGGTGACGCCGAAGCGCGCAGGCTGATCCGCGATAGCGGTCGTCACGTCGGCGAGGTTGTCGCCGGCGCGGTGAACCTGCTCAACCCCGCGCTGCTCGTCGTCGCGGGCGATATGGCCAGGGCGTACGACATCTTCGTTGCCGGCCTGCGGGAAACGTTGTACCGCAACGCGACCGCGCTCGCGACCCGTGTGCTCCAAGTCGTGCCGACCACCTACGCGGACCAGTCGGGTGTCATCGGCAGCGCGACCATGGTCCTCGACCACGTGCTGAGCCCGCGTCTCATCGACGAGTCACTCGATGCGAGTAACGGGAAGCGAAAGTTCAGGCGCGGGTCCACTGCTGTGTCAGCCGCAGCAGATAAGCCAGGGCGGGCAGCACGATGA
- a CDS encoding MFS transporter — MTTALDRPSTPVSVVAPAPSVRWLAVLALALGGFGIGTTEFVAMGLLPDIASSFAISEPTAGHVISAYALGVVVGAPLIAASTARMSRKAVLLGLMAIFTISNLASMFAPSYEMLIVARFVAGMPHGAFFGVAAMVASFLMGPKKRAKAVAHVMTGLTVATVVGVPMASWLGQALGWRSAFGLVVAVGVMTLTAIAFWLPPLRSMHVTSPLTELGALRRVQVWLAMLVGVVGFGGMFAVYTYISTTMTDVAGMPRALVPLALMVFGLGMVVGNLVGGKMADVSVVRSLYVTMSALGVALTIFVLASHNPWTALLVLFTIGAAGSAMGPALQIRLMDVAHDGRTLAACLNHSALNMANAIGALLGGLVIAAGYGYIAPAAAGAVLSAAGMLVLTGSLVVQRRTSA, encoded by the coding sequence GTGACCACCGCGCTTGACCGTCCCTCGACGCCCGTCTCCGTCGTGGCACCCGCTCCATCGGTGCGGTGGCTCGCGGTGCTCGCGCTTGCCCTGGGCGGGTTCGGCATCGGAACCACCGAGTTCGTCGCGATGGGATTGCTGCCGGATATCGCGTCCAGTTTCGCGATCTCCGAACCGACTGCGGGGCATGTGATTTCGGCATACGCACTCGGCGTGGTCGTCGGGGCACCGCTGATCGCCGCCTCCACCGCGCGAATGTCCCGAAAGGCGGTGCTGCTTGGACTGATGGCGATATTCACGATCAGCAACCTGGCCAGCATGTTCGCGCCGTCGTACGAGATGCTGATCGTCGCCCGGTTCGTCGCCGGTATGCCGCACGGGGCGTTCTTCGGCGTCGCCGCAATGGTGGCGTCCTTCCTGATGGGACCGAAGAAGCGGGCCAAAGCCGTAGCGCATGTGATGACGGGTCTCACCGTTGCGACCGTTGTCGGTGTGCCGATGGCGTCGTGGCTCGGCCAGGCCCTCGGCTGGCGCAGCGCGTTCGGTCTCGTCGTCGCTGTCGGGGTGATGACCCTGACCGCGATCGCATTCTGGCTCCCGCCGCTACGGTCGATGCACGTGACCAGCCCGCTCACGGAGCTCGGCGCGCTCAGGCGCGTGCAGGTGTGGCTGGCGATGCTGGTTGGCGTGGTCGGATTCGGTGGAATGTTTGCGGTGTACACCTACATCAGCACGACGATGACCGATGTCGCGGGGATGCCCCGTGCACTGGTTCCGTTGGCGCTCATGGTGTTCGGCCTCGGCATGGTGGTGGGCAACCTGGTCGGCGGCAAGATGGCGGACGTTTCGGTGGTTCGAAGCCTGTACGTGACGATGAGCGCCCTCGGCGTCGCACTGACCATATTCGTGTTGGCCTCCCACAACCCGTGGACGGCGCTGCTGGTGTTGTTCACGATCGGCGCTGCCGGGTCGGCGATGGGGCCTGCACTGCAGATCCGGCTGATGGACGTCGCGCACGACGGCAGAACGTTGGCGGCCTGCCTCAACCACTCGGCCCTGAACATGGCCAACGCGATCGGCGCTCTGCTCGGCGGGCTCGTCATCGCGGCCGGGTACGGCTATATCGCACCCGCAGCCGCAGGGGCGGTGCTCTCCGCCGCGGGGATGCTCGTCCTCACCGGCTCATTGGTGGTGCAGCGAAGGACCAGCGCCTAG
- a CDS encoding CheR family methyltransferase, with amino-acid sequence MRDSRGFDFTGYKRTSLMRRVRHRMDQAGYATFEEYLDVLQASSDEFAALFNTILINVTAFFRDPEAWEFVRDHAIPEILATHGPHQAIRVWSAGCASGEEAYSLAMLFSDALGSDSFRRRVKIYATDVDENALAQARLGSYDERAVEAVPDDLRSRYFEQNNGRFVLRKELRRAVIFGRNDLVRDAPISRVDLLACRNTLMYLNGETQRNVLRRLHFALAPSGVIFLGHAEMLLSHSDKFSPIDMNSRVFRKTAGSHTNLDRFDPSTPLLRHGDLAGLNPIRDLAFRASPVPQIVVTGDDTVAMVNEQAERVFGLSARDIGRLLRDLEVSYRPLELRSYLDQARAERKSALIQDVQWQRTGADPMWYEVHVNPLVDTDDELIGTSIAFFDVTATRNLLTQVGQANSQLESAYEELQSTNEELETTNEELQSTVEELETTNEELQSTNEELETMNEELQSTNDELHTINETLRDRSRELEETKGFLDALVDSVKLGIIVVDREMRIVLWNRGSEDLWGLRSVEVVGAPLASLDIGLPLTEVNPLIGRILVEPGTVENTALDAVNRRGKQVRIRVTCSAFGYNGNSASGALLAMDAGA; translated from the coding sequence ATGCGAGATTCCCGAGGTTTCGATTTCACCGGGTACAAACGCACGTCGCTGATGCGCCGGGTTCGGCACCGGATGGACCAGGCCGGGTACGCCACGTTCGAGGAGTACCTCGACGTGCTGCAGGCCAGTTCCGACGAATTCGCCGCGTTGTTCAACACCATCCTGATCAACGTCACCGCGTTCTTCCGGGACCCGGAGGCGTGGGAGTTCGTCCGCGACCACGCGATCCCGGAGATCCTCGCCACGCACGGGCCCCACCAGGCGATCCGGGTGTGGAGCGCCGGTTGCGCTTCGGGCGAAGAGGCCTACAGCCTGGCCATGCTGTTCTCCGACGCCCTCGGCTCAGACTCCTTCCGGCGCCGGGTGAAGATCTACGCAACGGACGTCGACGAGAATGCGCTCGCCCAAGCCAGGCTCGGGTCCTATGACGAACGGGCTGTGGAAGCGGTGCCCGACGATCTGCGCAGCAGGTATTTCGAACAGAACAACGGTCGATTCGTCCTTCGGAAGGAACTGCGCCGCGCGGTGATCTTCGGCCGCAACGATCTGGTCAGGGACGCTCCGATCTCGCGGGTGGACCTGCTCGCCTGCCGCAACACGCTGATGTACCTCAATGGCGAGACACAACGAAATGTTCTGCGCCGGCTGCATTTCGCGCTGGCCCCAAGCGGCGTGATCTTCCTCGGGCATGCCGAGATGCTGTTGAGTCACAGCGACAAGTTCTCCCCGATCGACATGAACAGTCGCGTGTTCCGCAAGACGGCCGGCTCGCACACCAACCTCGATCGCTTCGACCCGTCCACTCCGTTGCTCCGACATGGGGACCTGGCCGGCTTGAACCCGATTCGCGATCTGGCGTTCCGCGCGAGTCCTGTGCCTCAGATCGTGGTCACCGGCGACGACACGGTCGCGATGGTCAACGAACAGGCCGAGCGCGTCTTCGGGTTGTCAGCTCGGGACATCGGCAGGCTGCTGCGCGACCTCGAGGTGTCCTACCGGCCGCTGGAGCTGCGGTCGTATCTGGACCAAGCGAGGGCGGAGCGGAAGTCGGCGCTGATCCAAGACGTTCAGTGGCAGCGCACCGGGGCCGATCCGATGTGGTACGAGGTGCACGTCAACCCGCTCGTCGACACCGACGACGAATTGATCGGCACCTCGATCGCCTTCTTCGACGTGACGGCTACCCGAAACCTGTTGACGCAGGTCGGTCAGGCCAACAGCCAGCTGGAGTCCGCCTACGAAGAGCTGCAGTCCACCAACGAAGAGTTGGAGACCACCAACGAGGAGTTGCAGTCGACGGTGGAGGAACTCGAGACCACCAATGAAGAGCTGCAGTCCACCAACGAAGAGCTCGAGACGATGAACGAGGAGCTGCAGTCCACCAACGACGAGCTGCACACCATCAACGAGACCCTGCGCGACCGCAGTCGGGAACTCGAAGAGACGAAGGGTTTCCTCGACGCCCTCGTCGACTCCGTCAAGCTCGGGATAATCGTCGTGGATCGCGAGATGCGAATTGTGCTGTGGAATCGCGGTTCCGAGGACCTGTGGGGATTGCGCTCCGTCGAGGTGGTCGGGGCGCCGCTGGCATCGCTCGACATCGGCCTGCCCCTGACCGAAGTCAACCCGCTGATCGGCAGGATCCTCGTGGAGCCGGGCACCGTCGAGAACACCGCGCTCGATGCGGTAAACAGGCGCGGCAAGCAGGTCAGAATTCGGGTGACGTGCAGCGCGTTCGGATACAACGGCAATTCGGCGTCAGGTGCACTGCTGGCGATGGACGCGGGCGCCTAG